A single genomic interval of Acidovorax sp. 1608163 harbors:
- a CDS encoding hydroxymethylglutaryl-CoA lyase, with product MSTSPIPSDLQPPVARAIVREVGLRDGLQSIARVLPTAQKIEWVNAAYAAGQREIEVGSFVPARLLPQLADTAEVLAYAQTLPGLRASVLVPNLKGAERALECGAHLMVVPLSASHAHSLANLRKTPDEVVAEVARIRAARDAAGSATLIEGGVGTAFGCTLQGEVVESEVLRLMQALLDAGADRVSLADTVGFADPASVQRLFAKARALVGERLACAHFHDTRGMGLANAYAAWQTGITRFDACLAGIGGCPHAPGASGNVTTEDLEYMLQRMGVATGVDVPALLALRQRLAGWLAGEVLHGALWQAGLPRHTPLHLAAAAV from the coding sequence GTGAGCACTTCCCCGATCCCGTCAGACCTGCAGCCCCCCGTGGCCCGCGCCATCGTTCGCGAAGTGGGGCTGCGTGACGGCCTGCAAAGCATTGCCCGTGTGCTGCCCACGGCCCAGAAGATCGAGTGGGTGAACGCCGCCTACGCCGCCGGGCAGCGCGAGATCGAGGTGGGCTCTTTCGTCCCCGCCCGCCTGTTGCCCCAGCTGGCCGACACCGCCGAGGTGCTGGCCTACGCGCAAACGCTGCCGGGCCTGCGCGCCTCGGTGCTGGTGCCCAACCTGAAAGGGGCCGAGCGTGCGCTGGAATGTGGCGCGCACCTGATGGTCGTGCCCCTGTCGGCCAGCCACGCCCACAGCCTGGCCAACCTGCGCAAGACGCCCGACGAGGTGGTGGCCGAGGTGGCCCGCATCCGCGCTGCCCGCGATGCGGCAGGCAGCGCCACGCTGATCGAAGGCGGCGTAGGCACCGCCTTTGGCTGCACGCTGCAGGGCGAGGTGGTCGAGAGCGAAGTGCTGCGCTTGATGCAAGCCCTGCTCGACGCGGGGGCCGACCGCGTGAGCCTTGCCGATACGGTAGGTTTTGCCGACCCGGCTAGCGTGCAGCGCCTGTTTGCCAAGGCCCGCGCCCTGGTGGGCGAGCGGCTGGCCTGCGCGCACTTTCATGACACGCGCGGCATGGGCCTGGCCAATGCCTACGCGGCTTGGCAAACCGGCATCACCCGCTTTGACGCTTGCCTGGCGGGCATTGGCGGCTGCCCCCACGCGCCGGGCGCCAGCGGCAATGTCACCACCGAAGACCTGGAATACATGCTGCAGCGCATGGGCGTCGCCACCGGCGTCGACGTGCCTGCGCTGCTGGCGCTGCGCCAGCGGCTGGCTGGCTGGCTGGCGGGCGAGGTGTTGCACGGTGCGCTGTGGCAAGCAGGCCTTCCCCGCCACACACCGCTCCACCTGGCCGCTGCAGCGGTTTGA
- a CDS encoding VC_2705 family sodium/solute symporter, which yields MPSFLRPHRFFLLYVLGVLGFLALMTWAESQGLSRHWIGPIFLFLTVMVYAGIGVYGRTSDSEEYYVAGRRIPPMYNGMAAAADWMSAASFISLSGALYLQGFSGTSGQAGGLAYLLGWTGGFCLVAMLIAPHLRAMGLYTVPDFFHVRFGGRWPRIIAALAAVLCSFTYVVAQIYGVGLIASRLTGVQFEIGIMLGLGGVLLCSFLGGMRAITWTQVAQYVVLLLAFLIPVSWLAYKQLGNPLAPAVYGAQIGKIADLEAQLLDSPSEHQVVQAYLRRAKDLEARLQDVEGALERERELGRERIHQLRAQNADVGLIVSASRELAALPRDVAGARERWTREMHENYERAKPLGGLPLHSQAYAGDPNGTPEEQREYDLARRNFLALMFCLMVGTAGLPHLLTRYYTSPTVAGARASVAWSLFFIALLYLSAPALAVLVKFEVMQNLVGSSFEALPNWMAQWARVDSSLLSIEDVNGDGIVQFGEIRLGADLIMLATPELGGLPYVVSGLVAAGGLAAALSTADGLLLTISNALVRDLYFRGTKRDASPEQRVILTKFTLLSVALSAAFVAALKPSEILTMVSASFSLAASAFVPVMVLGIFWRGTTRKGAVAGMLAGLGVAVYYLLSHVPAVRGALPGWLLANGLWFGIQPISAGVFGVPAGFVAAAVVSRITRPAPVPTGVRLEI from the coding sequence CTGCCTTCCTTTTTGCGCCCCCACCGGTTTTTTCTGCTCTATGTGCTGGGGGTGCTGGGCTTTTTGGCCCTCATGACCTGGGCTGAGAGCCAGGGCCTGTCGCGCCACTGGATCGGGCCGATCTTTCTCTTTCTCACCGTGATGGTGTACGCCGGCATCGGCGTGTACGGGCGCACGTCTGACTCGGAGGAGTACTACGTGGCCGGGCGGCGCATACCGCCCATGTACAACGGCATGGCCGCTGCCGCCGACTGGATGAGCGCGGCCTCGTTCATCAGCCTGTCCGGGGCGCTGTACCTGCAGGGGTTTTCGGGTACCTCGGGGCAGGCCGGTGGGCTGGCCTATTTGCTGGGCTGGACGGGCGGCTTTTGCCTGGTGGCGATGCTGATTGCGCCGCACCTGCGGGCCATGGGCCTGTACACCGTGCCCGATTTTTTCCATGTGCGCTTTGGCGGGCGCTGGCCGCGCATCATCGCGGCGCTGGCGGCGGTGCTGTGCTCGTTCACCTACGTGGTGGCACAGATTTACGGGGTGGGGCTCATCGCCTCGCGCCTTACAGGGGTGCAGTTCGAGATCGGCATCATGCTCGGCCTGGGGGGCGTGTTGCTGTGCTCGTTTCTGGGCGGCATGCGCGCCATCACCTGGACGCAGGTGGCGCAGTACGTGGTGCTGCTGCTGGCGTTTTTGATTCCTGTGTCCTGGCTGGCCTACAAGCAACTGGGCAACCCCCTGGCGCCCGCCGTGTATGGCGCGCAGATTGGCAAGATTGCGGACCTGGAAGCGCAGCTGCTGGATTCGCCGTCAGAGCACCAGGTGGTGCAAGCCTACCTGCGCCGCGCCAAAGACCTGGAAGCGCGGTTGCAGGATGTGGAGGGCGCCCTGGAGCGCGAGCGCGAGTTGGGGCGTGAGCGCATCCACCAGTTGCGTGCCCAAAACGCCGATGTGGGCCTGATCGTCTCGGCCAGCCGCGAGCTGGCTGCCTTGCCCCGCGACGTAGCGGGTGCCCGCGAGCGCTGGACCCGCGAAATGCACGAGAACTACGAGCGCGCCAAGCCCCTGGGCGGGTTGCCGCTGCACAGCCAGGCCTATGCGGGCGACCCCAACGGCACACCCGAAGAGCAGCGCGAATACGACCTGGCGCGCCGCAACTTTCTGGCGCTGATGTTCTGCCTGATGGTGGGCACGGCGGGCCTGCCGCATCTGCTCACCCGCTACTACACCTCGCCTACGGTGGCGGGGGCGCGGGCGTCGGTGGCGTGGTCGCTGTTTTTCATTGCCCTGCTGTATTTGAGCGCGCCCGCCTTGGCGGTGCTGGTCAAGTTCGAGGTCATGCAAAACCTGGTGGGCAGCAGCTTTGAGGCCCTGCCCAACTGGATGGCCCAGTGGGCGCGGGTGGACAGCTCGCTGCTGTCGATTGAGGACGTCAACGGCGACGGCATCGTGCAGTTTGGCGAAATCCGCCTGGGGGCCGACCTCATCATGCTGGCCACGCCAGAGCTGGGGGGCTTGCCCTATGTGGTGTCGGGCCTGGTGGCGGCGGGGGGGCTGGCGGCGGCGCTGTCCACGGCCGATGGGCTGCTGCTCACCATCAGCAATGCGTTGGTGCGCGACCTGTACTTCAGGGGTACCAAGCGCGATGCATCGCCAGAGCAGCGGGTGATTCTCACCAAGTTCACGCTGCTGTCGGTGGCGCTGTCGGCTGCCTTTGTGGCAGCGCTCAAACCGTCCGAGATCCTGACCATGGTTTCGGCATCGTTTTCGCTGGCAGCGTCGGCCTTTGTGCCGGTGATGGTGCTGGGCATTTTTTGGCGCGGCACTACCCGCAAGGGGGCGGTGGCGGGCATGTTGGCGGGCTTGGGTGTGGCGGTGTATTACCTGCTCTCGCATGTGCCTGCTGTGCGCGGTGCGCTGCCTGGATGGCTGCTGGCCAATGGCCTGTGGTTTGGTATCCAGCCCATCTCGGCCGGGGTGTTTGGTGTGCCGGCGGGGTTTGTTGCGGCAGCGGTGGTCAGCCGCATCACGCGCCCGGCGCCCGTGCCCACCGGGGTGCGGCTCGAAATCTGA
- a CDS encoding DUF4212 domain-containing protein — protein MRAPAPRSTVPPQPEPELAGPFPPDLHDVRHLWLKAGLLGVWVLVSFVATYFARDLQHITLGDWPLGYWIAAQGAVLVFIGIVVVYAWAMSRFERQDAAARAAAAAHAPGGQRPGPSAERYRA, from the coding sequence ATGCGAGCCCCTGCGCCCCGATCCACAGTCCCCCCGCAGCCCGAACCTGAGCTCGCGGGGCCGTTTCCGCCCGACCTGCACGACGTGCGCCACCTGTGGCTCAAGGCCGGGTTGCTGGGCGTGTGGGTGCTGGTGTCTTTTGTGGCCACCTACTTTGCACGCGATCTGCAGCACATCACCCTGGGTGACTGGCCCCTGGGCTACTGGATTGCCGCCCAGGGCGCCGTGCTGGTGTTCATCGGCATCGTGGTGGTGTATGCCTGGGCCATGAGCCGGTTTGAACGCCAGGATGCGGCGGCACGCGCCGCAGCGGCTGCCCACGCACCAGGTGGTCAGCGGCCCGGCCCATCGGCGGAGCGTTACCGTGCCTGA
- the ppsA gene encoding phosphoenolpyruvate synthase gives MSALFSPTALVVPFENLRMTDVESVGGKNASLGEMISQLPQGVRVPTGFATTAHAFRQFLAHDGLADKISAKLAKLDTEDVRALAQVGAEIRAMVEAQPFPADLQKAIADEFAKLSAGNPSASFAVRSSATAEDLPDASFAGQQETFLNVVGIDDVLHKMKEVFASLYNDRAISYRVHKGFEHDVVALSAGVQRMVRSDLGAAGVMFTIDTESGFEDVVFITSSYGLGETVVQGAVNPDEFYVHKPMLKAGKKAVIRRNLGSKLIQMVFSTPEEKAATGKLVKTTDVPTEQRNRYSLTDADVELLAQYALVIEQHYGRPMDIEWGKDGTDGQLYILQARPETVKSQSKGQAELRYKLKGQGAVLAEGRAIGQKIGTGPVRLVHHISEMDKVQPGDVLVTDMTDPNWEPVMKRASAIVTNRGGRTCHAAIIARELGIPAVVGCGDATERLKDGTLVTVSCAEGDTGHIYDGLLETEVTEVQRGAMPPIKTKIMMNVGNPQLAFDFAQLPNEGVGLARLEFIINNNIGVHPKAILDYPQIDADLKKAVESVARGHASPRAFYVDKVAEGVATIAAAFWPKPVIVRLSDFKSNEYRKLIGGSRYEPEEENPMLGFRGAARYISADFGEAFAMECEALKRVRNDMGLTNVQVMVPFVRTLGQAERVTKLLAAHGLERGKDDLKVIMMCEVPSNAILAERFLEFFDGFSIGSNDLTQLTLGLDRDSGLELLAHDFDERDPAVQALIHQAIKACLAQGKYIGICGQGPSDHPDFAQWLSSEGISSISLNPDSVVATWQQLAG, from the coding sequence ATGTCTGCACTTTTCAGCCCGACCGCCCTGGTCGTACCGTTTGAAAACCTGAGAATGACCGATGTCGAGTCGGTAGGCGGTAAAAACGCCTCCCTCGGCGAAATGATCTCGCAGCTGCCCCAGGGCGTGCGGGTGCCCACCGGCTTTGCCACCACGGCCCATGCCTTCCGCCAGTTCCTGGCCCACGATGGTCTGGCCGACAAGATCAGCGCCAAACTGGCGAAACTCGATACCGAAGACGTCCGCGCCCTGGCGCAGGTCGGCGCTGAAATCCGTGCCATGGTCGAGGCCCAGCCGTTCCCGGCCGATCTGCAAAAGGCCATTGCCGACGAATTCGCCAAGCTCAGCGCGGGCAACCCCAGTGCATCGTTCGCAGTGCGCTCATCCGCCACGGCGGAAGACCTGCCCGATGCCTCGTTCGCGGGCCAGCAAGAAACCTTCCTCAACGTGGTGGGGATTGATGACGTGCTGCACAAGATGAAGGAAGTGTTCGCGTCGCTGTACAACGACCGCGCCATCTCCTACCGCGTGCATAAGGGTTTTGAGCACGATGTGGTGGCCCTGTCGGCGGGCGTGCAGCGCATGGTGCGCTCGGACCTGGGCGCAGCGGGCGTGATGTTCACCATCGACACCGAATCTGGCTTTGAAGACGTGGTGTTCATCACCAGCAGCTACGGCCTGGGCGAAACCGTGGTGCAGGGCGCCGTGAACCCTGACGAGTTCTATGTGCACAAGCCCATGCTCAAGGCGGGCAAGAAGGCCGTGATCCGCCGTAACCTGGGCAGCAAGCTGATCCAGATGGTGTTCTCCACACCCGAAGAAAAGGCTGCCACCGGCAAGCTGGTCAAAACCACGGATGTGCCCACCGAGCAACGCAACCGCTATTCGCTGACCGATGCCGATGTGGAGTTGCTGGCCCAGTACGCGCTGGTGATCGAGCAGCACTATGGCCGCCCCATGGACATTGAGTGGGGCAAGGACGGCACCGACGGCCAGCTCTACATCCTGCAGGCCCGTCCTGAGACCGTGAAAAGCCAGTCCAAAGGCCAGGCCGAGCTGCGCTACAAACTCAAGGGCCAGGGCGCCGTGCTGGCAGAAGGCCGCGCCATTGGCCAGAAGATCGGCACCGGCCCCGTGCGCCTGGTGCACCACATCTCCGAGATGGACAAGGTCCAGCCCGGTGACGTGTTGGTGACCGACATGACCGACCCCAACTGGGAGCCCGTGATGAAGCGCGCCAGCGCCATCGTCACCAACCGGGGCGGCCGCACCTGCCACGCCGCCATCATTGCGCGTGAGCTGGGCATCCCCGCTGTGGTGGGCTGTGGCGATGCGACCGAGCGCCTGAAGGACGGCACCCTGGTCACCGTGAGCTGCGCCGAGGGCGACACTGGCCACATTTACGACGGCCTGCTCGAAACCGAAGTGACCGAAGTGCAGCGCGGCGCCATGCCCCCCATCAAGACCAAGATCATGATGAATGTGGGCAACCCCCAGCTGGCGTTTGACTTTGCCCAGCTGCCGAATGAAGGGGTTGGTTTGGCGCGCCTGGAGTTCATCATCAACAACAACATTGGTGTGCACCCCAAGGCCATCCTGGACTACCCCCAGATCGATGCCGACCTGAAGAAGGCCGTGGAGTCTGTGGCCCGTGGCCATGCATCGCCCCGCGCGTTCTACGTGGACAAGGTTGCTGAAGGCGTGGCCACCATTGCGGCCGCCTTCTGGCCCAAGCCCGTCATCGTGCGCCTGTCGGACTTCAAGTCCAACGAGTACCGCAAGTTGATTGGCGGCAGCCGCTACGAGCCGGAGGAAGAGAACCCGATGCTGGGCTTCCGCGGTGCAGCGCGCTACATCAGTGCCGACTTTGGTGAAGCCTTTGCCATGGAGTGCGAGGCGCTCAAGCGCGTGCGCAATGACATGGGCCTGACGAATGTGCAGGTGATGGTGCCTTTTGTGCGCACGCTGGGCCAGGCCGAGCGCGTGACCAAGCTGCTGGCCGCCCACGGCCTGGAGCGCGGCAAGGACGACCTCAAGGTCATCATGATGTGCGAGGTGCCCAGCAACGCCATCCTGGCCGAGCGCTTCCTGGAGTTCTTCGACGGTTTCTCCATCGGCTCCAACGACCTGACCCAGCTGACCCTGGGCCTGGACCGCGACTCGGGCCTGGAATTACTGGCGCACGACTTTGACGAGCGCGACCCTGCGGTGCAGGCGCTGATCCACCAGGCCATCAAGGCCTGCCTGGCGCAGGGCAAGTACATCGGCATCTGCGGCCAGGGCCCCAGTGATCACCCCGACTTTGCGCAATGGCTGTCCAGCGAAGGCATCTCGTCCATCTCGCTGAACCCTGACAGCGTGGTTGCCACCTGGCAGCAACTGGCGGGCTGA
- a CDS encoding FKBP-type peptidyl-prolyl cis-trans isomerase, whose protein sequence is MALTTTASGLQYEDTTVGEGAEATKGASVSVHYTGWLYKDGEQGAKFDSSRDRNDPFEFSLGAGMVIKGWDEGVQGMKIGGQRTLIIPAALGYGARGAGGVIPPNATLKFDVELLKVR, encoded by the coding sequence ATGGCCCTCACCACCACCGCCTCTGGCCTGCAATACGAAGACACCACTGTGGGCGAAGGCGCCGAAGCCACCAAGGGCGCCAGCGTTTCGGTGCACTACACCGGCTGGCTGTACAAGGATGGCGAGCAAGGCGCCAAGTTCGACTCCAGCCGCGACCGCAATGACCCCTTCGAGTTCTCGCTGGGCGCTGGCATGGTCATCAAGGGCTGGGACGAAGGCGTGCAAGGCATGAAGATCGGCGGCCAACGCACGCTGATCATCCCCGCAGCCCTGGGCTACGGTGCACGCGGCGCGGGCGGCGTGATCCCCCCGAACGCCACCCTGAAGTTTGATGTGGAACTGCTGAAGGTGCGCTGA
- a CDS encoding tripartite tricarboxylate transporter substrate binding protein: MTNQPPKAVAPGLCSPFAPSATPASLVSPTRRQALWLGAAALGAAAITRPGLVRAQSLGDRPLRIILPLSAGSGADGAIRAISNSLAKALGQPVVIENLPGAGGITGTTQIVRAPKDGSVIGVVSNNHVVNPSVYKNIPFDSLADIAPITILGATPFVLVAHPSVPAKNVQELIAYAKSKPGVLNYGSSGNGTILHLGAAMFVDQAKVAIQHIPYKGMGPLMNDVLGGQVQLAVVAVAPAAAHIKSGSLRALGVTTATRVASLPGVPTIAEQGLPAYELDGWIAPVAPTGLPKAELARLFNGFKAAMDMPEARDALIAQGYDIKLTPPDAAAAFFRTEAARMAQVVKAANVKVD, from the coding sequence ATGACGAATCAGCCCCCGAAAGCCGTGGCCCCAGGCCTGTGCAGCCCCTTTGCTCCCTCTGCCACCCCGGCATCTCTGGTATCCCCCACCCGGCGCCAAGCCTTGTGGCTGGGGGCCGCCGCCCTGGGCGCTGCCGCCATCACCCGCCCGGGCCTGGTGCGGGCGCAAAGCCTGGGCGACCGGCCATTGCGCATCATCTTGCCGCTGTCTGCAGGCTCGGGGGCCGATGGCGCCATCCGCGCCATCAGCAACAGCCTGGCCAAGGCGTTGGGCCAGCCGGTGGTGATTGAAAACCTGCCCGGCGCGGGCGGCATCACCGGCACCACGCAGATCGTGCGGGCGCCCAAGGACGGCTCGGTGATCGGCGTGGTGTCGAACAACCATGTGGTCAATCCCAGCGTGTACAAGAACATTCCGTTCGACTCGCTGGCCGACATTGCGCCCATCACCATCCTGGGCGCCACGCCGTTTGTGCTGGTGGCCCACCCGTCGGTGCCCGCCAAAAATGTGCAGGAGCTGATCGCCTACGCCAAGTCCAAGCCCGGGGTGCTCAACTACGGCTCGTCGGGCAACGGCACCATCCTGCACCTGGGGGCTGCCATGTTTGTGGACCAGGCCAAGGTCGCCATCCAGCACATTCCCTACAAGGGCATGGGCCCGCTGATGAACGACGTGCTGGGCGGCCAGGTGCAGCTGGCGGTGGTGGCTGTGGCGCCAGCGGCCGCGCACATCAAGTCGGGATCGCTGCGCGCCCTGGGCGTGACCACGGCCACGCGCGTGGCCTCGCTGCCCGGCGTGCCCACCATTGCAGAGCAAGGTTTGCCCGCGTACGAGCTGGACGGCTGGATCGCCCCTGTGGCGCCCACCGGTCTGCCCAAGGCGGAGCTGGCCCGCCTGTTCAACGGCTTCAAGGCCGCCATGGACATGCCCGAGGCGCGCGATGCCCTCATCGCCCAGGGCTACGACATCAAGCTCACCCCGCCTGATGCCGCTGCCGCCTTCTTCCGCACCGAGGCGGCGCGCATGGCGCAGGTGGTGAAAGCCGCCAACGTGAAGGTGGATTGA
- a CDS encoding LysR family transcriptional regulator has product MRDLDLQTLRLFAAVCDQRSIARVAEQESIVGSAISKRLAQLEDVVGTPLLLRKRRGVVPTPAGETLLEHARTMLASVGQIERDMAAYATGTRGHVRMLVTASVMAESLADDVAAFLQDPAHRDIQISMEERVSPDVVQGIREGSASIGICWDAADLSGLQTRSYRSDHLAIVAHASHPVAQLPTVRFADVLGYEFVSMPALSAVQVLLARAAAVEGKTLAHRVLVSNFDAALRVVRANLAISVVPREVAAPFASTAPVRIVPLSDPWAQRRFAICFRDEAALPPAAQLLLQHLAVQLPAAQALPA; this is encoded by the coding sequence ATGCGCGACCTTGATTTGCAGACCCTGCGCCTGTTTGCCGCCGTGTGCGACCAGCGCAGCATTGCGCGGGTGGCCGAGCAGGAATCCATCGTGGGTTCGGCCATCAGCAAGCGGCTGGCGCAGTTGGAAGACGTGGTGGGCACGCCCCTGCTGCTACGCAAGCGCCGGGGCGTGGTGCCTACCCCGGCGGGCGAGACGCTGCTGGAGCACGCCCGCACCATGCTGGCCAGCGTGGGGCAGATCGAGCGCGACATGGCCGCGTATGCCACCGGCACCCGGGGCCATGTGCGCATGCTGGTCACGGCCTCAGTCATGGCGGAATCGTTGGCCGATGATGTGGCGGCGTTTTTGCAAGACCCTGCCCACCGCGACATCCAGATCAGCATGGAAGAGCGGGTGAGCCCGGACGTGGTGCAGGGCATCCGCGAGGGCAGCGCGTCCATCGGCATCTGCTGGGACGCGGCCGACCTGAGCGGCCTGCAAACGCGCAGCTACCGCAGCGACCACCTGGCCATCGTGGCCCACGCATCGCACCCTGTGGCACAACTGCCCACGGTGCGCTTTGCCGATGTGCTGGGTTACGAGTTTGTGAGCATGCCCGCGCTGAGCGCGGTGCAGGTGCTGCTGGCCCGCGCTGCGGCGGTGGAGGGCAAGACGCTGGCCCACCGGGTGCTGGTGTCCAACTTTGACGCGGCCCTGCGCGTGGTGCGGGCCAACCTGGCCATCAGCGTGGTGCCCCGCGAGGTGGCTGCGCCCTTTGCCAGCACAGCGCCGGTGCGCATCGTGCCGCTGAGTGACCCGTGGGCCCAGCGCCGCTTTGCCATTTGCTTTCGCGATGAGGCGGCGCTGCCCCCTGCAGCGCAGCTGCTGCTGCAGCACCTGGCCGTCCAACTCCCGGCTGCGCAGGCCCTGCCCGCGTAG
- a CDS encoding helix-turn-helix domain-containing protein encodes MSSKENAAIHQLFERLECRYALRVLWALRDGHPQTFRLLQDSVGGITPNTLNTRIKELREAGLLDHGNDGYTVTASGADLLKRLNDVQAFATRWVAGRAKKQA; translated from the coding sequence ATGAGCTCCAAAGAAAACGCCGCCATCCACCAGCTGTTTGAACGGCTCGAATGCCGTTACGCGCTGCGCGTGCTGTGGGCCCTGCGGGACGGGCACCCCCAAACCTTCCGCCTGCTGCAAGACAGCGTGGGCGGCATCACCCCCAACACCCTGAACACCCGCATCAAAGAGCTGCGCGAAGCTGGCCTGCTGGACCACGGCAACGACGGCTACACCGTGACCGCCTCGGGCGCCGACCTGCTCAAGCGCCTGAACGATGTGCAAGCCTTCGCCACACGCTGGGTGGCAGGCCGCGCCAAGAAGCAGGCCTGA
- a CDS encoding CaiB/BaiF CoA-transferase family protein → MTSTTSTSSSPSESPKSSAGPLPLAGLRVVEFTHMVMGPTCGMVLGDLGAEVIKVEPVEGDRTRHLLGAGAGFFPMFNRNKKSIALDLRNPEGLEVARKLAASADVVAQNFKPGVMTKYGLDYAALSQLNPRLIYVNHTGFLAGPYEHRTALDEVVQMMGGLAYMTGRPGDPLRAGSSVNDIMGGMFGAIGAMAALMQRGITGRGQEVDSALFENNVFLVGQHMMQYAVTGKPAAPMPDRISSWALYDVFTVKEGEQIFLAAVSDAQWLTFCDAMGYADLKADPQLVTNNDRVRARPTLMPDLRQRLAAHSAAELAAIFEKHGLPFAPISRPEQLLDDPHLNATGGLADITLPDGERAGQTARTTLLPLAMDGQRLGVRLQPPVLGQHTAALMQELGYTPEQVQALQQAGAVA, encoded by the coding sequence ATGACAAGCACCACCTCTACTTCTTCTTCCCCGTCCGAATCGCCCAAATCGTCCGCAGGCCCCTTGCCCCTGGCGGGCCTGCGGGTCGTTGAGTTCACCCACATGGTCATGGGCCCCACCTGCGGCATGGTGCTGGGCGATCTGGGGGCCGAGGTCATCAAGGTCGAGCCCGTGGAGGGCGACCGCACTCGCCACCTGTTGGGCGCCGGGGCGGGCTTCTTTCCCATGTTCAACCGCAACAAGAAAAGCATCGCGCTGGACCTGCGCAACCCCGAAGGGCTGGAAGTGGCCCGCAAGCTGGCCGCGTCGGCCGACGTGGTGGCGCAAAACTTCAAGCCCGGCGTGATGACCAAGTACGGGCTGGATTACGCAGCGCTGTCGCAGCTCAACCCCCGGCTCATCTACGTGAACCACACCGGCTTTCTGGCCGGGCCGTACGAGCACCGCACTGCGCTCGACGAGGTGGTGCAGATGATGGGCGGCCTGGCCTACATGACCGGGCGCCCCGGCGACCCGCTGCGCGCAGGCAGCAGCGTCAACGACATCATGGGCGGCATGTTTGGCGCGATTGGCGCCATGGCGGCGCTAATGCAGCGCGGCATCACCGGGCGCGGGCAAGAGGTGGACTCGGCCTTGTTCGAGAACAACGTGTTCCTCGTCGGCCAGCACATGATGCAGTACGCCGTGACCGGCAAGCCCGCCGCCCCCATGCCCGACCGCATCTCCTCGTGGGCGCTGTACGACGTGTTCACGGTCAAAGAGGGCGAGCAGATCTTTCTGGCCGCCGTGAGCGATGCGCAGTGGCTCACCTTCTGCGACGCCATGGGCTATGCCGACCTGAAGGCCGACCCGCAACTCGTTACCAACAACGACCGCGTGCGCGCCCGCCCCACGCTGATGCCCGACCTGCGCCAGCGCCTGGCCGCCCACAGCGCGGCGGAATTGGCCGCCATTTTTGAAAAGCACGGCCTGCCGTTTGCCCCCATTTCGCGGCCCGAGCAGTTGCTGGACGACCCGCACCTCAACGCTACTGGCGGCCTGGCCGACATCACCTTGCCCGACGGCGAGCGCGCCGGGCAAACCGCCCGCACCACGCTGCTCCCGTTGGCCATGGACGGCCAGCGCCTGGGCGTGCGCCTGCAGCCCCCGGTGCTGGGCCAGCACACGGCGGCTTTGATGCAAGAGCTGGGCTACACGCCCGAGCAGGTGCAGGCGCTGCAGCAGGCGGGCGCCGTGGCCTGA